A genome region from Dolichospermum compactum NIES-806 includes the following:
- a CDS encoding type ISP restriction/modification enzyme, with product MFNFNNYIQNLQKNIKHGGERSHYSSLQSLIEGLEIGINTTVEEKGNQAGIPDLTIRKNERVVGYIEAKDININITKLDKQNEQQIKRYLESNIGYNFILTNYLQFRWYVDGECEKTAELATLEQGEITLVDDLKPITELLQSFLNQKAKDINNYYDLAREMAAYTKTIRNAIELSLVIEDSTEELNRLKETFKKLLLLDIDNDKFADMYAQTIAYGLFTAKIGHTENPEEFAFNRTTASIYISDRIPFLKGLFDLVLGTGSVSKIHKSIENLIELFNRIDMTNILENFGRETRTEDPVIHFYETFLAAYQASLRKSRGVYYTPEPVVKFIVRAVNDILVDRTIFDLEYGLGNRRVTILDPATGTGTFLYAVIQQICHNFAKYDVRGLHNLLRDTELLNRLFGFELLMTPYTIAHLKIGVLLGYLKYKFAPNERLKIYLTNALEEGIKQGDLLPGITQIIAEESSQAAKVKTEIPITVVLGNPPYSVSSQNASKRKRILNQDEKYLADVEYTGSVWNRIYKSGKVGKTITELTHIGELLELYKGRVRLECEKNIQPLDDDYIKFIRFAQYQIENNSHNAGIIGFITNHSYLNGLVHRGMREELLKYFDTLYIMDLHGNSLLKETTPDGNIDQNVFDIQQGVSILIAVREKSNPDYGSSAYKSRDGIKEMAKVLYYDVWGNREDKYNFLESASLDNVDWIEVQPTEPNYFFKPRILSLDIEQEYQSLWSVQDIFSVYSNVIETGKDDVLISFERDTLLQFLQTLCNDSILDQDIAEIYKISDSPNWNFFKSRLLLVRDGLNQELIKPIYYRPFDIRFTYYHSILRRMQEKVLNNLIQDNLGLLLMRQVASGDNQYTHFMVSNTIADSRSFFSNRGRPSIFPLYTYPNTENKQTNLFLEKTPNLSPKFLEAIKEKLGKTPTPEQIFYYAYAIFHSPTYRTRYAEFLKIDFPRLPLTSNENLFTALAIKGEELVNLHLMKSDIFNNLITTYQQIGDNQVTEVTYNSELQRVYINKQSYFTDIPPHIWEFKIGGYQVLDKWLKDRKNAKRELSAEEINHYQKIVIALTETLRLMQEIDIIIPGFPIE from the coding sequence ATGTTTAACTTTAATAACTACATCCAAAACCTACAAAAAAATATTAAACATGGTGGAGAACGCAGTCACTACTCCAGTTTACAAAGTTTAATAGAAGGTTTAGAAATTGGCATTAATACTACAGTAGAAGAAAAAGGTAATCAAGCCGGAATACCTGATTTAACTATCAGAAAAAATGAGCGCGTTGTGGGATATATAGAAGCTAAAGATATTAATATCAACATTACTAAATTAGACAAACAAAATGAACAGCAAATTAAACGTTATTTAGAATCAAATATAGGTTATAACTTCATCTTAACTAATTACTTACAATTCCGTTGGTATGTAGATGGGGAATGTGAAAAAACTGCTGAATTAGCTACTTTAGAACAAGGAGAAATTACTCTAGTTGATGATTTAAAACCTATTACAGAATTATTACAATCATTTCTGAACCAAAAAGCCAAAGATATTAATAATTATTATGATTTGGCTAGAGAAATGGCTGCTTATACTAAAACTATTAGAAATGCCATTGAATTATCTTTAGTAATAGAAGATTCTACCGAAGAATTAAATCGCCTAAAAGAAACATTTAAAAAATTACTATTGTTAGATATAGATAATGATAAATTTGCCGATATGTACGCCCAAACTATTGCTTATGGGTTATTTACTGCAAAAATTGGTCATACAGAAAATCCTGAAGAATTTGCATTTAATCGCACTACAGCAAGTATTTATATTAGTGATAGAATCCCTTTTTTAAAAGGTTTATTTGATTTAGTTTTAGGAACTGGTAGCGTTAGTAAAATTCATAAATCTATTGAAAATTTAATTGAATTATTTAACAGAATAGATATGACCAATATTTTAGAAAATTTTGGTCGAGAAACGCGCACAGAAGACCCAGTAATTCACTTTTATGAAACATTTTTAGCTGCTTATCAAGCATCATTAAGAAAAAGTCGCGGAGTTTATTATACTCCTGAACCTGTAGTTAAATTTATCGTGCGTGCTGTGAATGATATTTTAGTAGACAGAACAATTTTTGATTTAGAATATGGTTTAGGAAATAGAAGAGTAACAATTCTTGATCCCGCAACAGGAACAGGAACATTTTTATATGCAGTTATTCAACAAATTTGTCATAATTTTGCTAAATATGATGTTCGTGGTTTGCATAATTTATTAAGAGATACAGAACTTTTAAATCGTCTTTTTGGGTTTGAGTTATTAATGACTCCTTATACGATAGCACATTTAAAAATAGGTGTATTACTGGGATATTTAAAATATAAATTTGCACCAAATGAAAGATTAAAAATATATTTAACTAATGCGTTGGAAGAAGGCATAAAACAAGGTGATTTACTTCCAGGAATTACCCAAATTATTGCGGAAGAATCAAGTCAAGCAGCAAAGGTAAAAACAGAAATTCCCATTACTGTAGTATTAGGAAATCCGCCCTATTCTGTCAGTTCTCAAAATGCTAGTAAACGGAAAAGAATCTTAAATCAAGATGAAAAATATTTAGCAGATGTGGAATATACTGGTTCAGTGTGGAATAGAATTTATAAATCTGGTAAAGTAGGTAAAACTATTACGGAATTAACCCACATTGGCGAACTTTTAGAATTATATAAAGGTAGGGTAAGATTAGAATGTGAGAAAAATATTCAACCTTTGGATGATGATTATATTAAATTTATTAGATTTGCTCAATATCAAATAGAAAATAATAGTCACAATGCGGGTATTATTGGTTTTATTACTAATCATTCCTATCTTAATGGGTTAGTTCATCGGGGAATGAGAGAAGAATTATTAAAGTATTTTGACACTTTATATATTATGGATTTACATGGTAATTCTTTATTAAAAGAAACTACTCCAGATGGTAATATTGATCAAAATGTTTTTGATATTCAACAAGGTGTATCTATTTTAATTGCTGTGCGAGAAAAAAGTAACCCTGATTATGGTTCTAGTGCTTATAAATCCAGAGATGGGATTAAGGAAATGGCTAAGGTATTATATTATGATGTTTGGGGAAATCGTGAGGATAAATATAATTTTTTAGAATCTGCAAGTTTAGATAATGTTGATTGGATAGAGGTACAACCTACTGAACCTAATTACTTTTTTAAACCTAGAATTTTATCCCTAGATATAGAACAAGAATATCAAAGTTTATGGAGTGTTCAAGATATATTTTCAGTTTACTCTAATGTTATAGAAACAGGTAAAGATGATGTTTTAATTAGTTTTGAACGAGACACATTATTACAATTTCTACAAACATTATGCAATGATAGTATTTTGGATCAAGATATAGCTGAAATTTATAAAATTTCTGATTCTCCTAATTGGAACTTTTTTAAATCTCGTTTACTACTTGTAAGAGACGGTTTAAACCAAGAATTAATTAAACCTATTTACTACCGACCATTTGATATAAGATTTACCTATTATCACAGCATTTTAAGAAGGATGCAAGAAAAAGTTTTAAATAATTTAATTCAAGATAATTTAGGTTTATTATTAATGCGACAAGTAGCTTCAGGAGATAATCAATATACGCATTTTATGGTTTCTAATACAATTGCTGATAGTCGTAGTTTTTTTAGTAATAGGGGAAGACCAAGTATTTTCCCACTTTACACATATCCAAATACAGAAAATAAACAAACTAACCTTTTCCTAGAAAAAACTCCTAATTTATCTCCAAAATTCTTAGAAGCTATCAAAGAAAAACTGGGTAAAACACCAACTCCAGAACAAATATTTTACTATGCTTATGCAATATTTCATAGTCCTACTTATCGCACTCGCTACGCTGAGTTTCTCAAGATTGATTTTCCCCGTCTTCCTTTAACCAGTAACGAAAACCTATTTACCGCATTAGCTATTAAAGGAGAAGAATTAGTTAATTTACATTTAATGAAATCGGATATATTCAATAATTTAATTACAACCTATCAACAAATAGGAGATAATCAAGTTACTGAAGTTACCTATAATTCAGAATTGCAAAGAGTTTATATTAATAAACAGAGTTATTTTACAGATATTCCCCCACATATATGGGAATTTAAGATTGGTGGATATCAGGTATTAGATAAATGGTTAAAAGACAGAAAAAACGCCAAGCGAGAATTATCTGCTGAGGAAATTAACCATTATCAAAAAATTGTCATTGCTTTAACAGAAACTTTACGACTCATGCAGGAAATTGACATAATTATTCCTGGGTTTCCCATAGAGTGA
- a CDS encoding putative toxin-antitoxin system toxin component, PIN family, whose protein sequence is MRLFLDTNVLVSALLSPNYVSAQVLNWGEDNGIILYSAATLTELLSVLRRSKFAKYIDSDDIDGLSVRIKTVWFPVEVLKQVKLCRDAKDDKFIELALNGDASHLITGDADLLILHPIQNIPVINPRTFGMK, encoded by the coding sequence ATGCGTCTATTTCTTGATACTAACGTTTTAGTTAGTGCCCTTCTGTCTCCTAATTATGTTTCGGCACAGGTTTTAAACTGGGGAGAAGACAATGGAATTATTTTATATTCTGCCGCTACTTTAACAGAACTTTTGTCTGTTCTGAGGCGATCGAAATTTGCTAAATATATTGATTCTGATGACATTGATGGGTTATCTGTCCGTATTAAAACTGTATGGTTTCCTGTAGAAGTTTTGAAACAGGTCAAATTATGTCGAGATGCCAAGGATGATAAATTTATCGAATTGGCTTTAAATGGTGATGCTTCACATCTCATTACTGGAGATGCTGATTTGCTGATCTTACATCCAATTCAAAATATTCCTGTTATCAATCCACGTACTTTTGGGATGAAATAA
- a CDS encoding type II toxin-antitoxin system Phd/YefM family antitoxin, whose protein sequence is MQFVSDTEVNQAFAAVIDKVQREPVTIRQQNRDVAVIMSIEDYQRITRINIQEFQQFRKNIGRKAQERGLTEDKLNKLLSEDQ, encoded by the coding sequence ATGCAATTTGTTTCAGATACAGAAGTGAATCAAGCTTTTGCCGCAGTTATTGATAAAGTACAACGTGAACCTGTGACTATACGTCAGCAAAATCGTGATGTTGCGGTTATTATGTCTATTGAAGATTATCAACGCATAACTCGGATTAATATTCAAGAATTTCAACAATTTAGAAAAAATATCGGACGTAAAGCTCAAGAACGTGGTTTAACTGAGGACAAGTTAAATAAGCTTTTAAGTGAAGATCAATAG
- a CDS encoding serine/threonine protein kinase: protein MIGKLLDHRYQVIRVLATGGFGQTYIAQDTRRPGNPICVVKHLKPANSDPNIFVTAKRLFNSEAETLEKLSNHDQIPRLLAYFDENKEFFLVQEFIDGHTLNEELIPGQPWSEAQVMQMLLEILSILEFVHQEGVIHRDIKPDNIIRRAADYKLVLVDFGAVKQLRSPLVVVGGQQTATVAIGTPGYMPTEQGQGKPRPNSDIYALGIIAIQALTGVPASQLQEDPDTGEINWQHLIPVNPGLGAILTKMVRYHFKERYQTATEALQACQNLVNITPELSQPSVSPQIIYQSPQNLASRFTQKTMAVSPANHVPVQPAPQQYIPQESNKPDPLPLLIGILLVGSVAALFTNVYPNFKNLTGNLTGEKTKLTNNCMAVVAANSNIRSEPSAINSDNILKTLGTASEFEVTGKRTNRGWVEIKLSSGRLAWAHSDIISNNETWISCRRDKGLATQTVDDSPLIASRPVPQVSAKSAVEPSPAKPSPPAIEDKTKTLAKARQKFESGDLQGAISLLKSTSGNAVSSIKETVDTVNQWQSDWAKAEALAKDINKAIDNGQWDEVLAYRDHPEKLPNIKYWRDKLEPMFKQAADNVAKQVLPQESKPTPSATPKDGV, encoded by the coding sequence ATGATAGGCAAATTACTAGATCATCGCTACCAAGTCATTCGCGTCTTGGCGACAGGGGGATTTGGTCAAACCTATATTGCCCAAGATACCAGACGGCCAGGCAATCCCATCTGCGTGGTTAAACACCTGAAACCAGCCAATTCTGACCCTAACATCTTTGTTACTGCTAAACGCCTGTTTAATAGCGAAGCAGAAACTTTAGAAAAATTAAGTAACCATGACCAAATACCCAGACTTCTTGCCTATTTTGACGAAAATAAGGAATTCTTTTTAGTTCAAGAATTTATTGACGGTCATACTCTCAATGAAGAACTTATCCCCGGACAGCCTTGGAGTGAAGCCCAAGTCATGCAAATGCTGCTGGAAATCTTGAGTATTTTAGAGTTTGTTCACCAGGAAGGTGTGATTCACCGCGACATTAAGCCAGATAATATTATTCGCCGTGCGGCTGATTATAAATTAGTTTTAGTAGATTTTGGTGCAGTTAAACAATTGAGATCGCCCTTGGTGGTGGTCGGCGGACAGCAAACAGCTACAGTAGCCATTGGCACACCTGGCTATATGCCTACAGAACAGGGACAAGGTAAACCCCGTCCTAATAGTGATATTTACGCTTTAGGAATTATCGCCATTCAGGCATTAACGGGAGTCCCAGCTAGTCAATTACAAGAAGATCCAGATACAGGGGAAATTAACTGGCAACATTTAATTCCTGTGAATCCTGGTCTAGGCGCAATTTTAACGAAAATGGTGCGTTACCATTTCAAAGAACGTTATCAAACAGCAACGGAAGCCTTACAAGCTTGTCAAAACTTGGTAAATATCACCCCAGAACTTTCCCAACCTTCCGTATCTCCTCAAATTATTTATCAATCTCCGCAAAATCTAGCTTCCAGATTTACACAAAAAACAATGGCGGTTTCCCCCGCTAATCATGTTCCTGTTCAACCGGCACCGCAACAATATATTCCCCAAGAATCTAATAAACCAGATCCTTTACCTTTATTAATTGGCATATTATTAGTCGGTAGTGTAGCCGCTTTATTTACAAATGTATATCCCAATTTTAAGAATTTAACTGGTAATTTAACAGGAGAAAAAACCAAATTAACAAATAACTGTATGGCTGTAGTTGCAGCTAATTCTAATATCCGATCTGAACCCAGTGCCATCAATTCTGATAATATTTTGAAAACCTTGGGTACAGCTAGTGAATTTGAAGTCACAGGTAAACGCACAAATCGGGGTTGGGTAGAAATTAAACTGTCATCTGGACGTTTAGCATGGGCGCATTCTGATATTATTTCTAATAATGAAACATGGATTTCTTGCCGACGTGACAAAGGTTTGGCTACGCAAACTGTAGACGATAGTCCTTTAATTGCATCTCGTCCAGTTCCTCAAGTTTCAGCCAAATCTGCGGTAGAACCTTCTCCAGCCAAACCATCCCCACCAGCCATCGAAGATAAGACAAAAACCCTGGCAAAAGCTCGACAAAAGTTTGAATCAGGAGATTTACAAGGGGCAATTTCTCTGTTAAAATCAACTTCAGGAAATGCTGTTTCTAGCATTAAAGAAACCGTTGATACTGTGAATCAATGGCAGAGTGATTGGGCAAAAGCCGAAGCGTTAGCTAAAGATATTAATAAAGCTATTGATAATGGTCAATGGGATGAAGTCTTAGCTTATCGAGATCATCCAGAAAAGCTCCCGAATATTAAATACTGGCGTGATAAATTAGAACCAATGTTTAAACAAGCTGCTGATAATGTTGCTAAACAAGTATTACCCCAAGAAAGTAAACCAACTCCTTCAGCAACACCAAAAGATGGGGTTTAA
- a CDS encoding metallophosphoesterase family protein translates to MKLISEPPISVKIQKMKQRVRWQHSSILQQGIDQTCMVIDDGNSESPDFSFMVMGDTGTKSYSRHHPQREVAKMMVNHGNDCRFVLHTGDVIYMVGSREYYPANFIEPYREFLVGGHQPQDIAYDQMVFKLPILPVLGNHDYYDVPLLYRLLTGPTLPLRRMLRYKDIEIGWHGSNQGDAYARAFLDYLAAVSPAELEQYLKQHYNAKTGTGKCLRYQPGNFTRLPNRYYNFCYGGIDFFALDSNTFNTPDPLPNNQAGDDFRRELAQRRQEIDQEELRILTECDRLNPEKSDEAELLAELGAKLDQINEVKIDIEKQLESNTNTNVDFEQLAWLKERLTASWHNPAVRGRVIFFHHPPYVTEGSKWNQRQTLAVRNRIKKVFDEVATSLGNITQERPIVDIIFSGHAHCFEHLQTVNTGHADSYINYIIAGGSGRRLRRQRPEGGELLETFNNNGDISIRKVADSLLYVGRSGSGFESKKLYSCVRVDVLGGFPAKFMITPLVTELVEGKWCDRQLKPWIIYNPGG, encoded by the coding sequence ATGAAATTGATTTCTGAACCACCGATTTCTGTCAAAATTCAAAAGATGAAACAACGGGTGCGCTGGCAGCATTCGAGTATTTTACAGCAGGGAATTGACCAAACCTGCATGGTGATAGATGATGGCAACTCAGAAAGTCCAGATTTTTCGTTTATGGTGATGGGTGATACTGGCACTAAGTCCTATTCTAGACACCATCCCCAACGGGAAGTTGCCAAAATGATGGTAAATCATGGTAATGATTGCCGCTTTGTGCTGCACACTGGTGATGTGATTTATATGGTGGGTTCTCGTGAATATTACCCAGCCAATTTTATTGAACCTTATCGGGAATTTTTGGTTGGTGGTCATCAGCCTCAAGATATCGCTTATGATCAGATGGTATTTAAGCTGCCGATTTTACCAGTGCTGGGTAATCATGATTATTATGATGTGCCTTTACTCTATCGTTTGCTAACTGGTCCAACTTTGCCTTTGCGGCGGATGTTGCGTTATAAAGATATTGAAATCGGTTGGCATGGTTCAAATCAAGGTGATGCTTATGCTAGAGCATTTTTAGATTATTTGGCGGCAGTTTCTCCAGCGGAGTTAGAACAGTATTTAAAACAGCATTACAACGCTAAAACTGGTACGGGTAAATGTTTGCGTTATCAGCCGGGGAATTTTACTCGTTTACCTAATCGGTATTATAATTTTTGTTACGGTGGTATTGACTTTTTCGCCTTAGATTCTAACACTTTCAATACTCCAGATCCTTTACCTAATAACCAAGCTGGGGATGATTTCCGTCGGGAATTAGCGCAACGTCGTCAGGAAATTGACCAAGAAGAATTACGGATTTTGACGGAATGTGACAGACTCAATCCTGAAAAATCTGATGAAGCGGAATTATTGGCTGAACTTGGGGCTAAATTAGACCAAATCAATGAGGTAAAAATTGATATTGAGAAGCAATTAGAATCTAACACAAATACTAATGTTGATTTTGAACAATTGGCTTGGTTAAAAGAGAGATTAACTGCATCTTGGCATAATCCCGCAGTTAGAGGACGGGTAATATTTTTCCATCATCCACCTTATGTTACAGAAGGAAGTAAATGGAATCAAAGGCAAACTTTAGCGGTTCGTAATCGTATAAAAAAGGTTTTTGATGAAGTAGCAACGAGTTTGGGTAATATAACTCAGGAACGCCCAATAGTAGATATAATATTCAGCGGACACGCTCATTGTTTTGAGCATTTGCAAACTGTGAATACAGGACACGCGGATTCTTATATTAATTATATTATTGCCGGTGGTAGTGGTCGTCGTCTTCGTCGTCAACGTCCAGAAGGAGGAGAATTGCTGGAAACTTTCAATAATAATGGGGATATTTCCATTCGCAAGGTTGCTGATTCACTGTTGTATGTGGGACGGAGTGGGAGTGGGTTTGAGAGTAAAAAGCTTTATTCTTGTGTGCGAGTGGATGTGTTGGGGGGTTTTCCGGCGAAGTTTATGATTACACCTTTAGTAACAGAGTTAGTTGAGGGTAAATGGTGCGATCGCCAATTAAAACCTTGGATAATTTATAATCCAGGAGGATAG
- the asnS gene encoding asparagine--tRNA ligase — protein MLNPRIAEILRIGKPEQTLVVQGWVRTKRELKGFAFLEVNDGSSLGNLQIVINQDLPDYQGILKQINTGGSIEVSGVLVASQGKGQRIELKADTVKVYGDADPDTYPLQKKRHSFEFLRTIAHLRPRTNSFGAVFRVRNACAIAIHQFFQQRGFLWVHTPIITASDCEGAGELFSVTNFNLKNVPKTENQEIDYSQDFFSKPAYLTVSGQLEAEIMAMAFTNVYTFGPTFRAENSNTSRHLAEFWMVEPEMAFCDLEGDMDVAEEFLKHIFKYVMETCPEDMEFFNERIDNTVLETANNIINNQFARLTYTEAVKLLEKADAKFDYPVSWGADLQSEHERYLAEQLFKKPVIVTDYPAQIKAFYMRLSDDEKTVRAMDILAPKIGEIIGGSQREERLDVLEKRVLAQGMNPEDLWWYLDLRRYGTVPHAGFGLGFERLVQFMTGMGNIRDVIPFPRTPQSADF, from the coding sequence ATGCTAAATCCTCGTATTGCAGAAATATTAAGAATTGGTAAACCAGAACAAACTTTGGTAGTCCAAGGTTGGGTAAGAACAAAGCGCGAATTAAAAGGATTTGCATTTTTGGAAGTTAATGATGGTTCATCTTTAGGTAATTTACAAATTGTCATTAATCAAGATTTACCAGACTATCAAGGAATATTAAAACAGATCAATACAGGTGGTTCTATAGAAGTATCAGGAGTCCTAGTAGCTTCCCAAGGTAAAGGACAAAGAATAGAATTAAAAGCAGATACAGTGAAAGTATACGGAGATGCTGATCCTGATACCTATCCTCTGCAAAAGAAACGCCATTCCTTTGAGTTTCTCCGCACCATAGCCCATTTACGTCCGCGAACTAACTCCTTTGGGGCAGTATTCCGAGTCAGAAATGCTTGTGCGATCGCTATTCACCAATTTTTTCAACAACGGGGTTTTTTATGGGTACATACTCCCATTATTACCGCCAGTGATTGTGAAGGTGCAGGTGAATTATTTAGTGTGACTAATTTCAATTTAAAGAATGTTCCCAAAACCGAAAATCAAGAAATTGACTATAGCCAAGACTTCTTTAGTAAACCTGCATATTTAACAGTTAGTGGCCAATTAGAAGCCGAAATTATGGCTATGGCTTTTACGAATGTCTACACCTTTGGTCCCACATTCCGGGCTGAAAATTCTAATACTTCTCGTCACTTAGCCGAATTTTGGATGGTTGAACCAGAAATGGCTTTTTGTGATTTAGAAGGTGATATGGATGTAGCTGAGGAGTTTCTCAAACACATTTTTAAATATGTGATGGAAACCTGTCCCGAAGACATGGAATTTTTTAATGAACGGATTGATAATACTGTTTTAGAAACTGCCAATAATATTATTAACAATCAGTTTGCACGATTGACTTATACAGAAGCAGTCAAACTTTTAGAAAAAGCTGATGCTAAGTTTGATTACCCTGTGAGTTGGGGTGCAGATTTACAATCAGAACATGAACGCTATTTAGCTGAACAATTGTTCAAAAAGCCGGTCATTGTTACAGATTATCCTGCCCAAATTAAAGCTTTTTATATGCGGTTGAGTGATGATGAAAAAACCGTCCGGGCTATGGATATTCTCGCACCGAAAATAGGCGAAATTATTGGTGGTTCACAACGGGAAGAAAGACTTGATGTTTTAGAAAAACGGGTATTAGCCCAGGGTATGAACCCGGAAGATTTGTGGTGGTATTTAGATTTACGTCGTTATGGTACTGTTCCCCACGCTGGTTTTGGTTTGGGGTTTGAAAGATTGGTGCAATTTATGACGGGTATGGGAAATATTCGGGATGTGATTCCCTTTCCTCGCACACCACAAAGCGCGGATTTTTAA
- a CDS encoding DUF6439 family protein gives MSQTNQLNEISTLELAQALMERLSISPDDWHRLKSNRNARASEQAAAAMVFLIKNEPQEAQARLEQAVGWLDKSISAPPCPTHGHQREVIKK, from the coding sequence ATGTCACAAACTAATCAACTAAATGAAATCAGCACTCTAGAACTAGCACAGGCACTCATGGAACGGTTGAGTATCTCTCCCGATGATTGGCATCGCCTCAAGTCTAACCGCAATGCTCGCGCTAGTGAGCAGGCAGCCGCCGCAATGGTGTTTTTGATCAAAAATGAACCCCAAGAAGCACAGGCTAGGCTAGAACAGGCTGTGGGCTGGCTAGATAAGTCAATTTCCGCCCCTCCTTGCCCCACGCACGGACATCAGCGCGAGGTAATAAAGAAATAA
- a CDS encoding ATP-binding protein: MITISLRPVGRYWGTISFASTLYLCPILDLLLNDIPVKLQSELRLGLQEALVNAAKHGNNLDPGKLVVVRFSLINNQYWWIISDQGSGFTPSLEDHSDPDDYLPPDEAESGRGMSLLHQIFDQVKWNGKGTELTLCKQVESRRLLSLRR; encoded by the coding sequence GTGATTACCATTTCTCTTCGTCCAGTTGGGCGTTATTGGGGGACAATTAGTTTTGCCTCCACCCTCTATCTTTGTCCAATCCTAGATTTACTCTTGAACGATATTCCCGTAAAATTACAATCGGAACTACGACTAGGACTCCAAGAAGCCCTAGTAAATGCCGCTAAACACGGGAACAATCTTGATCCCGGCAAATTAGTCGTAGTTCGGTTCTCATTAATAAATAATCAGTATTGGTGGATTATCTCAGATCAGGGCAGCGGTTTCACACCCTCCCTCGAAGATCATAGTGATCCCGATGACTATTTACCACCAGATGAAGCAGAAAGTGGGCGGGGTATGTCCTTACTGCATCAAATTTTTGATCAAGTAAAATGGAATGGCAAAGGGACAGAACTGACGCTTTGTAAGCAAGTAGAAAGCCGTCGTTTACTATCTTTGCGAAGATAA